A genomic region of Cannabis sativa cultivar Pink pepper isolate KNU-18-1 chromosome 1, ASM2916894v1, whole genome shotgun sequence contains the following coding sequences:
- the LOC115704698 gene encoding LOB domain-containing protein 1: MEFKPKAQTPPRLTVPTAFSSSLPLQQYSPNNSSSSSPTLNNSSSQLSSPPSSQSSPTSTSNNVSPTPPPPPPPPPAIVMSPCAACKILRRRCVDKCVLAPYFPPTEPIKFTIAHRVFGASNIIKFLQEIPESQRADAVSSMVYEANARIRDPVYGCAGAICQLQKQVSELQGQLAKAQAELVNMQCQQANLIALICMDVTHLQDPPNSQQQPPYVDTACFLDDTTLGTTWEPLWT; this comes from the exons ATGGAATTCAAACCCAAAGCTCAAACGCCGCCAAGACTAACCGTTCCTACTGCATTTTCATCATCACTACCACTACAACAATACTCTCCCAACaattcttcctcttcttctccgACTCTCAATAATTCATCATCTCAGTTATCTTCTCCACCCTCCTCTCAATCTTCTCCCACCAGTACTAGTAATAATGTTAGTCCAACTCCTCCTCCGCCACCGCCTCCACCACCAGCTATCGTCATGAGCCCCTGCGCTGCCTGCAAAATCCTTCGCCGCCGATGTGTCGACAAGTGCGTTTTAGCGCCGTATTTCCCGCCAACCGAACCTATTAAGTTCACCATTGCTCATAGAGTCTTTGGCGCTAGCAATATCATCAAGTTCTtgcag GAAATTCCAGAAAGTCAGAGAGCTGATGCAGTGAGTAGCATGGTTTACGAAGCAAATGCAAGAATAAGAGACCCAGTGTACGGATGTGCTGGGGCTATATGTCAGCTGCAAAAACAAGTGAGTGAGTTGCAGGGACAACTGGCTAAGGCACAGGCTGAACTCGTGAATATGCAATGCCAACAGGCCAATTTAATTGCTCTAATTTGCATGGACGTCACACACTTGCAAGACCCCCCAAATTCCCAGCAACAGCCCCCATACGTTGACACTGCTTGTTTTCTAGATGACACCACTTTGGGCACCACTTGGGAGCCTCTTTGGACTTGA
- the LOC115705663 gene encoding uncharacterized protein LOC115705663 isoform X1 has protein sequence MVAAANDPIESLLNSIQVVKEALSPLELSFHKATKDLEWRWAHGGAKDKKDSVELGTQLGGGDKAGKVQICGSKKRSGQCVPAGEDKKKGLSFKVPIKAFFGKFSPNSGDGHRPQVSKNGLKHMDLAKEDVSCANCLQFALAWSLFVNNFFQAFPGPFKTGKKRFQKTSDEYKLCLCTKDKVSGELNRRSSKDEVVTTVQIDGVAEKQVKCEPLECFIGFVFDKITHNFPKFDQGVEEDGYKDSDTSQQPSSPTTQFDHFKIVRGILDGRKADVNGFLGNLMFAKVGGVPSGVMGVTSSVDDDSNADNGEESGGISPQKVASGIFSIPLSNVERLRSTLSTVSLAELIELVPHIGRPSKDYPDKKKLFSVQDFFRYTESEGRRFFEELDRDGDGQVTLEDLEIAMRRRKLPRRYAQEFMRRTRSHIFSKSFGWKQFLSLMEQKESTILRAYTSLCLSKSGTLQKSEILSSLKNAGLPANEDNAVAMMRFLNADSEESISYGHFRNFMLLLPSDRLQDDPRNIWFEAATVVAVAPPMQIPAGSVLKSALAGGLSCALSCSLLHPVDTIKTRVQASTLSFPEIISKLPQIGVRGLYRGSIPAILGQFSSHGLRTGIFEASKLVLINFAPTLPELQVQSLASFCSTVLGTAVRIPCEVLKQRLQAGLYNNVGEGIIGTWRQDGLRGFFRGTGATLCREVPFYVAGMGLYAESKKLAQHVLRRELEPWETIIVGAVSGGLAAVATTPFDVMKTRMMTAQGQSVSMTVVAISILRHEGPLGLFKGAVPRFFWIAPLGAMNFAGYELAKKAMVKNEELAVAGDGLSQKKVASSG, from the exons ATGGTTGCTGCTGCGAATGACCCGATTGAATCGCTTCTAAATTCGATTCAAGTCGTGAAAGAAGCTCTTTCGCCTCTTGAATTGAGCTTTCATAAAGCGACGAAGGACCTTGAGTGGCGGTGGGCTCACGGTGGGGCTAAGGATAAGAAAGATAGTGTGGAATTGGGAACCCAGCTCGGTGGAGGTGATAAGGCTGGTAAAGTTCAGATCTGTGGTTCGAAGAAGAGGAGTGGTCAGTGTGTCCCAGCCGGTGAGGATAAAAAGAAAGGGTTATCTTTTAAAGTCCCAATTAAGGCGTTTTTTGGAAAGTTTTCGCCAAACTCGGGAGATGGGCATCGACCTCAAGTGTCCAAAAATGGGTTAAAACATATGGATTTGGCCAAGGAAGATGTGTCTTGTGCGAATTGCTTGCAGTTTGCTTTGGCTTGGTCATTGTTTGTTAATAACTTTTTTCAGGCATTTCCAGGTCCTTTCAAAACTGGTAAGAAGCGTTTTCAGAAAACTAGTGACGAGTATAAACTGTGTTTGTGTACTAAGGATAAGGTTTCAGGTGAGTTGAATCGAAGGTCGTCTAAAGATGAAGTTGTTACAACGGTACAGATTGATGGTGTTGCTGAGAAACAAGTAAAGTGTGAACCACTTGAATGCTTTATAGGTTTTGTCTTTGATAAAATAACTCATAATTTTCCTAAGTTCGATCAGGGTGTGGAAGAAGATGGTTACAAAGATAGTGATACTTCTCAGCAGCCGTCTTCTCCTACCACCCAATTTGATCACTTCAAAATAGTAAGAGGTATTCTGGATGGAAGGAAGGCAGATGTAAATGGGTTCTTGGGAAATTTAATGTTTGCAAAAGTTGGTGGGGTTCCTTCGGGGGTAATGGGGGTTACTTCTTCGGTTGATGATGACAGTAATGCTGACAATGGAGAAGAAAGTGGTGGCATTTCACCACAGAAGGTGGCTAGTGGTATATTTAGTATTCCACTTTCTAATGTGGAGCGTTTGAGATCCACATTGTCTACTGTTTCATTGGCAGAGCTGATTGAGCTTGTGCCACACATAGGCCGCCCTTCCAAAGACTATCCCGACAAAAAGAAACTATTCTCTGTCCAAGATTTCTTTAGATACACAGAATCTGAAG GAAGGAGATTCTTTGAAGAACTGGATAGAGATGGTGACGGCCAAGTAACTCTTGAAGATCTTGAAATTGCAATGAGAAGAAGAAAATTGCCTCGTAGATATGCGCAGGAGTTCATGCGCCGTACAAGGagtcatatattttcaaaatcattTGGCTGGAAACAATTTCTATCCTTAATGGAACAAAAGGAATCAACCATTCTTCGTGCATATACTTCTCTCTGTCTGAGCAAATCTGGGACATTGCAAAAGAGTGAAATACTATCTTCACTTAAAAATGCTGGACTTCCAGCTAATGAAGACAATGCTGTTGCTATGATGCGATTTCTAAATGCAGATTCTGAGGAATCTATTTCTTATGGgcattttcgaaattttatGCTTCTGCTTCCTTCTGATCGATTACAAGATGATCCTCG GAATATCTGGTTTGAAGCTGCAACTGTTGTTGCTGTTGCTCCGCCTATGCAAATACCTGCTGGAAGTGTACTAAAATCTGCTTTGGCAGGAGGACTCTCGTGTGCACTTTCTTGCTCCTTACTACACCCAGTTGATACAATAAAG ACTCGTGTGCAAGCATCAACGCTGTCTTTTCCAGAAATTATTTCAAAGCTTCCACAGATTGGAGTGCGAGGGTTATATAGGGGTTCAATTCCTGCAATTCTTGGTCAATTTTCAAG CCACGGCCTGCGAACTGGAATATTTGAAGCTAGTAAACTGGTTCTAATAAATTTTGCTCCAACACTACCTGAGCTCCAG gTTCAATCTCTAGCATCCTTTTGTAGCACGGTTCTAGGAACAGCAGTACGGATCCCATGTGAGGTATTAAAGCAGAGGTTGCAGGCTGGTCTTTACAACAATGTGGGAGAGGGTATTATAGGGACTTGGCGGCAGGATGGCCTTAGGGGATTCTTTCGTGGGACTGGTGCAACTCTTTGTCGAGAAGTTCCTTTCTATGTTGCTGGCATGGGGCTTTATGCTGAATCCAAAAAG CTTGCCCAACATGTCCTGCGACGTGAACTCGAGCCGTGGGAAACGATTATAGTTGGGGCTGTATCTGGAGGACTAGCTGCTGTTGCAACTACACCCTTTGATGTGATGAAAACTAGAATGATGACTGCTCAAGGTCAGTCTGTCTCGATGACAGTGGTAGCCATCTCTATACTCAGGCATGAGGGACCCCTTGGATTATTTAAAGGAGCTGTACCCAGGTTTTTCTGGATTGCTCCCCTAGGCGCCATGAATTTTGCAGGCTATGAACTTGCAAAAAAGGCCATGGTAAAAAATGAGGAACTAGCAGTAGCAGGTGATGGACTTTCGCAAAAGAAGGTGGCCAGTTCCGGGTAA
- the LOC115707033 gene encoding low temperature-induced protein lt101.2, whose translation MGSETLIEVILAILLPPVGVFLRFGCAVEFWICLVLTLLGYIPGIIYALYVLVG comes from the exons ATGGGTTCAGAAACTTTGATTGAAGTGATATTGGCTATACTCCTTCCTCCAGTGGGTGTTTTCCTCCGCTTTGGTTGTGCG GTGGAATTCTGGATATGTTTGGTTCTGACACTCCTGGGATATATACCTGGAATAATATATGCACTCTATGTACTTGTAGGGTAG
- the LOC115705663 gene encoding uncharacterized protein LOC115705663 isoform X2, whose amino-acid sequence MVAAANDPIESLLNSIQVVKEALSPLELSFHKATKDLEWRWAHGGAKDKKDSVELGTQLGGGDKAGKVQICGSKKRSGQCVPAGEDKKKGLSFKVPIKAFFGKFSPNSGDGHRPQVSKNGLKHMDLAKEDVSCANCLQFALAWSLFVNNFFQAFPGPFKTGELNRRSSKDEVVTTVQIDGVAEKQVKCEPLECFIGFVFDKITHNFPKFDQGVEEDGYKDSDTSQQPSSPTTQFDHFKIVRGILDGRKADVNGFLGNLMFAKVGGVPSGVMGVTSSVDDDSNADNGEESGGISPQKVASGIFSIPLSNVERLRSTLSTVSLAELIELVPHIGRPSKDYPDKKKLFSVQDFFRYTESEGRRFFEELDRDGDGQVTLEDLEIAMRRRKLPRRYAQEFMRRTRSHIFSKSFGWKQFLSLMEQKESTILRAYTSLCLSKSGTLQKSEILSSLKNAGLPANEDNAVAMMRFLNADSEESISYGHFRNFMLLLPSDRLQDDPRNIWFEAATVVAVAPPMQIPAGSVLKSALAGGLSCALSCSLLHPVDTIKTRVQASTLSFPEIISKLPQIGVRGLYRGSIPAILGQFSSHGLRTGIFEASKLVLINFAPTLPELQVQSLASFCSTVLGTAVRIPCEVLKQRLQAGLYNNVGEGIIGTWRQDGLRGFFRGTGATLCREVPFYVAGMGLYAESKKLAQHVLRRELEPWETIIVGAVSGGLAAVATTPFDVMKTRMMTAQGQSVSMTVVAISILRHEGPLGLFKGAVPRFFWIAPLGAMNFAGYELAKKAMVKNEELAVAGDGLSQKKVASSG is encoded by the exons ATGGTTGCTGCTGCGAATGACCCGATTGAATCGCTTCTAAATTCGATTCAAGTCGTGAAAGAAGCTCTTTCGCCTCTTGAATTGAGCTTTCATAAAGCGACGAAGGACCTTGAGTGGCGGTGGGCTCACGGTGGGGCTAAGGATAAGAAAGATAGTGTGGAATTGGGAACCCAGCTCGGTGGAGGTGATAAGGCTGGTAAAGTTCAGATCTGTGGTTCGAAGAAGAGGAGTGGTCAGTGTGTCCCAGCCGGTGAGGATAAAAAGAAAGGGTTATCTTTTAAAGTCCCAATTAAGGCGTTTTTTGGAAAGTTTTCGCCAAACTCGGGAGATGGGCATCGACCTCAAGTGTCCAAAAATGGGTTAAAACATATGGATTTGGCCAAGGAAGATGTGTCTTGTGCGAATTGCTTGCAGTTTGCTTTGGCTTGGTCATTGTTTGTTAATAACTTTTTTCAGGCATTTCCAGGTCCTTTCAAAACTG GTGAGTTGAATCGAAGGTCGTCTAAAGATGAAGTTGTTACAACGGTACAGATTGATGGTGTTGCTGAGAAACAAGTAAAGTGTGAACCACTTGAATGCTTTATAGGTTTTGTCTTTGATAAAATAACTCATAATTTTCCTAAGTTCGATCAGGGTGTGGAAGAAGATGGTTACAAAGATAGTGATACTTCTCAGCAGCCGTCTTCTCCTACCACCCAATTTGATCACTTCAAAATAGTAAGAGGTATTCTGGATGGAAGGAAGGCAGATGTAAATGGGTTCTTGGGAAATTTAATGTTTGCAAAAGTTGGTGGGGTTCCTTCGGGGGTAATGGGGGTTACTTCTTCGGTTGATGATGACAGTAATGCTGACAATGGAGAAGAAAGTGGTGGCATTTCACCACAGAAGGTGGCTAGTGGTATATTTAGTATTCCACTTTCTAATGTGGAGCGTTTGAGATCCACATTGTCTACTGTTTCATTGGCAGAGCTGATTGAGCTTGTGCCACACATAGGCCGCCCTTCCAAAGACTATCCCGACAAAAAGAAACTATTCTCTGTCCAAGATTTCTTTAGATACACAGAATCTGAAG GAAGGAGATTCTTTGAAGAACTGGATAGAGATGGTGACGGCCAAGTAACTCTTGAAGATCTTGAAATTGCAATGAGAAGAAGAAAATTGCCTCGTAGATATGCGCAGGAGTTCATGCGCCGTACAAGGagtcatatattttcaaaatcattTGGCTGGAAACAATTTCTATCCTTAATGGAACAAAAGGAATCAACCATTCTTCGTGCATATACTTCTCTCTGTCTGAGCAAATCTGGGACATTGCAAAAGAGTGAAATACTATCTTCACTTAAAAATGCTGGACTTCCAGCTAATGAAGACAATGCTGTTGCTATGATGCGATTTCTAAATGCAGATTCTGAGGAATCTATTTCTTATGGgcattttcgaaattttatGCTTCTGCTTCCTTCTGATCGATTACAAGATGATCCTCG GAATATCTGGTTTGAAGCTGCAACTGTTGTTGCTGTTGCTCCGCCTATGCAAATACCTGCTGGAAGTGTACTAAAATCTGCTTTGGCAGGAGGACTCTCGTGTGCACTTTCTTGCTCCTTACTACACCCAGTTGATACAATAAAG ACTCGTGTGCAAGCATCAACGCTGTCTTTTCCAGAAATTATTTCAAAGCTTCCACAGATTGGAGTGCGAGGGTTATATAGGGGTTCAATTCCTGCAATTCTTGGTCAATTTTCAAG CCACGGCCTGCGAACTGGAATATTTGAAGCTAGTAAACTGGTTCTAATAAATTTTGCTCCAACACTACCTGAGCTCCAG gTTCAATCTCTAGCATCCTTTTGTAGCACGGTTCTAGGAACAGCAGTACGGATCCCATGTGAGGTATTAAAGCAGAGGTTGCAGGCTGGTCTTTACAACAATGTGGGAGAGGGTATTATAGGGACTTGGCGGCAGGATGGCCTTAGGGGATTCTTTCGTGGGACTGGTGCAACTCTTTGTCGAGAAGTTCCTTTCTATGTTGCTGGCATGGGGCTTTATGCTGAATCCAAAAAG CTTGCCCAACATGTCCTGCGACGTGAACTCGAGCCGTGGGAAACGATTATAGTTGGGGCTGTATCTGGAGGACTAGCTGCTGTTGCAACTACACCCTTTGATGTGATGAAAACTAGAATGATGACTGCTCAAGGTCAGTCTGTCTCGATGACAGTGGTAGCCATCTCTATACTCAGGCATGAGGGACCCCTTGGATTATTTAAAGGAGCTGTACCCAGGTTTTTCTGGATTGCTCCCCTAGGCGCCATGAATTTTGCAGGCTATGAACTTGCAAAAAAGGCCATGGTAAAAAATGAGGAACTAGCAGTAGCAGGTGATGGACTTTCGCAAAAGAAGGTGGCCAGTTCCGGGTAA